The Macadamia integrifolia cultivar HAES 741 chromosome 3, SCU_Mint_v3, whole genome shotgun sequence genome segment GGCCGAGTTTGGATCTTTGTTTAGAAACATGgacaaaggaaaaataaagttaATGAATTAGAGCTCAACAAAAGCCATAAATTTattctcctaaaaaaaaaaatgccataaaaattatattaacaATAATCTAAACAATTCTTAACATGCAAACCAAAATTTACCCAAGTAAAAGAACATGCAAACCATCAAAACGTTGTTTGGTTTTGAAAGCCTtcatttgacaaaaaaaaaaaaaaaaaaaaattggaagccTGGTCGGTCAACTAGGGTGTATAAAATCCCGGTCAACTCGAACCCACCTTCGCCCACCTTTAGCCCAAACAGAACCTGGGCTGATATTTCAGCCCATAGGATGGActagggttgagaatttcatTCCCGAggccaggttgggttgggcttgggttgaagtCTCGACCCAATTCAACCCGACCCAATCCAAATCAACCCTatatattaagtatataataatacaaatatattaattataaataggttcttatagaaaaaggtttacaaaaaatctttcatttttcacaatctatatatatatacacgaaAACTTTGGTATTTAATCtttgcaatgcatcaagatcaaacaaCCAAGTAATCAATAGTACTTTGCTTAGCTGGATTGAGTTAAGCCCGACCCAATTAGGAATGGACTGGATTGGGCTAAACCCAATAGAGTTAGGCCTGGGCTGGATAGGGTTTGAATTGAGTTAAGAGACTTTAGGTTAACAGTAGTCATGTGGCTGAACCGTAGGTTTTTCTTTCCTATAGTGAGataatgttttgaaaaataatagTCGATTTGACTTACATGTAAGATGTCATTTCAAGGATTAAGATTGGTCCAAGGTTTCGCTCTCCCATGTGAATCCAAAAATCTGCCATTTAATTTCGATAGACTTCATCACTTTTTGTTTGCCATTTTATGGAATCTCATTCAATAAAAAGGGGCCTCAGAtttaaaagattttattttgaggGCTAGGATTGGCCAAGGAATGTTCCCTCTTATGTAAATCCCAACAATCAGAATTTTGGCCTTGTATGACGTatatctttttatttcaatccaattttttgttctttttttaatcattttacaATCTCTTGTTTTGATACCCCTGATATGGTATTAGATGGGTATTAGTATTCATAGGCCCCTTGTGGTTGATatgattgatatcaatacaaatCAGCCAATTTCCTAGAGATACCTAAACAGCTAAACCCATTATTTGACAAAAACAATTTTaaccctaagaaaaaaaatgaagagagagagaggcattgTTGCACTTAGGATGTCAAAAATACCCGACAAACCTGATCCCACCATGAGCCCGAAAAAAGCGTAGGCTAAGTGCTTCAGCCCTCGAGTGAGCTTGGGCTGGAATTTTCAGGCCCAATGTTGGGCCAGACTTAGGCTGAGGCCTTGGACTTAGCTGGCCCATCTCAAcccgattctctctctctctctctctctctctctctatatatatatataaaataaatgtaTTAATTTAACATATAAACTACCTTACTTTGTTTATGTCTTCATTCACCATCAACACCTTTTTATAATCACATTACTCAattatatcctttttttttttttacaaactcAAGTCTATATCTTTATAATCACACTACTCCATTAAATGCAGCAAGATGCACCCTTAACAAAAGCCCCTTTTGGAATGAAACTCtcaagttccttttttttttttttcagaaaaaactcTCAAGTTCCACACTGGATACTCTCAAGGACAATTGATGTATGTCTTCAATTCTCTATCTCCTTAAAATCTTTGATCTAAAAAATGTACGAGTCATAAAGAATTGATTAGTTTACTTATCTCATTATTTGTAATAGGGATTGTGCTAAGCTCttggtgggggttgggggggggggtgcataAAAGGCAAACATTAGAGTGAGATGGGAAAGATCAATCTACTGGTAGGAACTTTTTCTATACGTCCACTACTCTTTTGATACGTGATACAACTATGGTTAAGGAATCAGATTGGATTAGTTAGGATTGTCCAGATCGAATCaatattgatttaaaaaaaaaaaatccaaaggtatttcggtccaattaaggacgatttgaattgaaatcaaattaGTATCAACCTTGACCGATCTCAATCTCAATTCCATCTTCTCAAACCTTAGATACAATTGAAGTGACTATCACATCGCTTAGATAGAGCAGCCATGGTCCTGATTAACAACATGTTAAAAGTTGTATTGGAATGCAACCTTATGTAAGCCTATGCATGtgttttgcaaaaaaaaaaaaataaacctaTGCATGTTTACAGTACTTTGTTCAGTatgattttttaaattctaATTTACCAAGCGAAAAATTTAAATACAGATGTTAATATATTGATGACGTGATAGATGAGTATTCTCCTTCCTTCCCAATCGCTTCCTTCACATctcttagttttttctttttgactttTCAAATATACCCCAATGTCATACTCCTCAAATCCTtctccaccccaccccaccccacccNNNNNNNNNNNNNNNNNNNNaaaaaaaaaaaaaaaagactcactcACTCATTTTTAACAATTTCCCTCCAAATATTAAATTATTGGCTGCCATGCACATTGTGGAAAAATAACTTTTTGTTAAACATTTATAGATATGATCGAGTTTGGATCAATTTCTCATATAAAAACCATTTTCAAATAGTGTCTGATTCACACTTGGAATCACACAGTCTCTCAGTCTGTTGTAAGAAAGATTTTTAAGTGTAGATCAAATACCATACGAGAATCATTTCCGTACAAAGATCTGATTCGAACTCAATATGATCAATACTATGGCAACTTTGATATTCTAAAATGTCAAgtcttagccaaaaaaaaaaaaaaaaaaccttagcaATAATATAGCAAACCACTGAAGAATTGTAAATTTCAACCAATCAGCAACTCAAAAGTTTTACAAACTCATCAATTAGACACATTCTACTATGGACTTACATTTGACTTCTCAGAGTTTCTACTAAAGCACacactcatatatatatattaataaagtAGTTCTCCACGGTTATAGTTTCTTCTAGTGCCCTTTGACCTAGGTAAATTAGTTTTGAAAATTGTCAATTCCATGACGAGATCAAGTTCCATTAAAATACATATAGTGATTGGGACAGTAGCTAAGAGAAAAATTGGTAAGAAAATCCATGGCTGAATATTGGGGCGAAATAAGATCACGGTAGCTTCAACAAAGGCCATCATCATCCCCACTACtgaaatggaaaggaaaaaaaactcaTTATCAACATCAGTGGCAATCTCCTCAAGAAGTCTTTTTCTGCATAGCTTGTAGTAATGATGGCCAGAAACATCAACATCGAAGCCACGGAAGTGGTAAGTCCCAATATATTTGTGACCACAAAAAAACATGTGGAGAAATCGTTATGTATGTAATTTTGATTGCTGCTTGTACCACTAGTGATCTCCCCGCCGCCGCGGCCACCAGAGCTTGTAATATTGAAGACATCTGGAATACTAAACACTGCTTGAAACATGATTGTGGCTATAAGTGTTGCGACCACGATGCATTGTTGCGCTGTTTCCTTCATCCACTTTGCACCTTCATCTACTAGCTGTTTGTGCTCCTCTAAGAATAACTTTCTTGATGTCTgtccatttttgtttttggaactTATGAAGGAGGGTGGCATAATGCTTTCCACTGCCTGGACATGGTGGCTCAAAGAAATGTATAAGTAaacataaatctctctctctctctctctctctctctctctctcacacacacgaATTGATAGcctaagtaggggtgtcaactgatTGGGCCTATGCGGGCCTCTTAACCTGCATAGTGAGCTGTTTATTTAAGGAATTGGTTAGACTTGATCGGGTTTCAGACTTTAACTAGGTTAGTTAGGCATTAAATGTACTAATGCACCATTAAAGTCTTAAAAGACCTTTAATTGTCTtggattaaaaatatatatatatatatatatattcattgaatcatcaacaattttgaaaagattttaaacttaattatatttaataattgataaaaatatcaatatactTCCTTTAttttaccaatatatatatatacagtcGGGCTGAGTTGGGTGCCCATCGGGCTTATGCTATGTATTGTGAACTTCCTATTTATAATGAGTgtgacatgtttattaattaaGTCGGTTCAAGTCAGACCATAAAGATGTCAGGCTCGATCAGGCTGAAATTGAAACCCCTAATCTTGAGTACTTTTCATTGTATTGCCTTTACATGCAATATAAAATCTAGTTAGGTGGGGCATAGGATGATTAagaatgtttcaatcataatgAGTTTATATATTTTCCATATATGAGAAAAAAACTCTATCCTTCTAGATTTCTGTATAACAAGACACAgttgggtgtgaaaagacccaACTGCCCCCCACTAGTGTTGAATATTTTCATGCCTAGTTGTGTCCGACATGGGGGAGCTCTAGACGGACCCCCATATATATTAGAAGAAAGTTTTATGTTGGGAATTGTGGTTCCCGTGCATGCacccttctcctctctctctacCACCCCCCaaccacccccacccaaaaaataaaaataatatttaagaGAGAAGATAGCCTAAACAAAAGTACAAATATCCATTTCATTTCACTGTGAAAAGAAATTTATCTCACGATAAAGCTTCAACGGATAAAACAAGCATCAACCTGCCGTCTAAATTTCTGTTACTTCAGTTATATATTGGAAGGAATCAAACGCAATAGCAAATTCCTTAGCTTGGAAGGCCTTGTCTATATCGTATATCACCATTATTCAACAAACTCCACTCCGTGGTTGATGGGGGGTTGTACTCCAACTTTTACACAACGAATAGATCTCTATTAcccccaaaaataaagaaaatcctTTACTTGTAAAATGACATGCCTAATCCTCATATATTGAATCAAGAGGAATATATGTGTTATTATTGTATTATTACTgtgtatatattaaaaaaaaaaagttgacgTTAAATGAAAGAAATACCTGATACCATTGTACATCGCGTCGGACTTGGAGAGCTGCACGACGCATTCGATTCAAACCTGAGACAGTTGCCTTTTTGGCAGCTAGATGTGACATGTAGTTTTGTTCAGATTCATCTGCTATCTGCACAATATCATCCTTCATTGGACCTAGTCCTTGAAACAGTCTGAAAATTTGTACTTGACGTTGACTTTTTGCGTAATGAAATATGGTTTGCCCTGCATGCTGCTCATGGTGTCCCGGGTAAGTTGCCGATAGAAGCTTTGGACAATTCTTGATGACCTCTTCGATGAATTCAACAATCCCAAATTCAGTTGCATTGAACATTGCTTTGACCAATTCATCCTCCACgtcttcaaaattttcatatgATGAATATAGCCTCCATAATTCTTTCAGTAGCTTACAAGCCCCATCATGCTTCAACTTCATATCGTATACTTTCTTAATGCAACCTGGAATTGCATCCATGCATGTCAGTAATTAGTTGTTTATGTAAAGTTTGGATTAAGTCTttgtatgagaatcattctcgtatggTGTTTAATCACATGGGATTCATTCACTATGAAACCTATTATAAGAAGGGAGTGAATAAGTGGTGATTTCACGTTTACGAGAATGATTTTCATACGAGGCATTTAATTCTCACTTAGTTTAACTCCAACGCTAATTAATGCATCATGGCACCACCGCGAGTATAGTCCCCTACAAAACCACCAAGGAATATTATTGATGCTgctttctcctcctccatttgtGCCTCCTCCTGCTATTCCAGTCAACATATATATTTATGCATCAGAAATATGCCCCAACCCattgtgtgcgtgtgtgtgagagagagagagagaccttcaaCATTGCCGCCGTTTTCCACATCTCTGGTTTTCACAGGCATATTCAAAAATTCTAACACTGATCCAAATACATATATAAGTTCATTAGAGAATATTTTGGATTTAAAAAGAAATCGATCAAAGCTTTAGTAAGTCATgaataaatattattaaaaaataacagaaaaaaaaaaatcattagacCTGTCTTATTAATCCTAGAAGCTAGCTGGTTTTCATAAGCATACAAGCAAAAGTCCAGAGTGGAGCTACATCCTCTATAGTAAGCGGTGAGAtgtggtgagcatcggatggttgAGAGCATCTAGGCAAGCGCCCCCACGGGgctctcatatcatttctcttatttattaaagatttaCGCAACATATTTTTGGGCCTAGAATTTTAGAGTAAGCACGTTTGAAGCCCGTTTAGAGCatgtttagacttaaataggtctgtAGTTTGGctaaggcccgtttaaaaaaGCCTGATTAAAGTCTGACACCGACTGGCCTGATTATAAACCGTATCATGTTCCCCAAAACTAGGCATGTCTACTTAAATGGGTGTTCACAATGCAAGACTTCCAAGTGGTCAAACCTTACTAGGTCTGACCGaaaccaacccgacccaaccggttgacacccctaattctaTCGGGGGCCAATACGCCCACTAGTACCAAtatccaagagagagagagagagagagagagagagagagagagttacatTTGTAAATGGTATTTTGGAATTTAAAAGCCAAGATCCCAAGCCCGCTTCTGTATTGGCCGATGAATGAACTTTGAAATCCAGAAGGCATCATTGATATTGCAATCACGGCTGTAATTTGATTGTCATCCTCTGTCAAGAGTAGATCTTCGCCGTATTTTTGCAGTAGATCAAGTGCTAGATCTATAAAATTCAAGTAGATGTTAATGGCTTGATTAGTGTTTGAAAATTCATGCATGCaa includes the following:
- the LOC122074260 gene encoding uncharacterized protein LOC122074260, coding for MPSLEDIPVLGKENYMTWKSWMKSYLEETKLWDYALGEIPQPQDIFRQQYSDWLGKQAQVKIKIRQKCGQMMRQYIEALDGTESWKQLALMHEYTFHEPGMKMTREITNHTWCPPLYNAIADGNWKVVSKFLEQNEGALKARLTSNGELLLHVAVLKEKVRIVKELVKKMDATDLKIPEKQGRTVLQIAASIGNVHIVKAIVEKEKSLVTVKTSYNIPIVVAGMAGKREVMQFLYRFTIEQYQEEEEKMDVEYKKVLEMGKEFKKEKNKEADPEETDLREVLRNRYMMDVKEKPKELKRIRATILTSLIFREFYVLEFLNMPVKTRDVENGGNVEGGGTNGGGESSINNIPWWFCRGLYSRWCHDALISVGVKLSCIKKVYDMKLKHDGACKLLKELWRLYSSYENFEDVEDELVKAMFNATEFGIVEFIEEVIKNCPKLLSATYPGHHEQHAGQTIFHYAKSQRQVQIFRLFQGLGPMKDDIVQIADESEQNYMSHLAAKKATVSGLNRMRRAALQVRRDVQWYQAVESIMPPSFISSKNKNGQTSRKLFLEEHKQLVDEGAKWMKETAQQCIVVATLIATIMFQAVFSIPDVFNITSSGGRGGGEITSGTSSNQNYIHNDFSTCFFVVTNILGLTTSVASMLMFLAIITTSYAEKDFLRRLPLMLIMSFFSFPFQ